The stretch of DNA GAGCAGGATGGTGCTTGCAGGTTCACTCACCACTCCTCCTCCAAAGGAGCGATCCCAGTTACCTATCAGAGTGTTGGCTACCATGAGGGGGATGGTGTCCGGGTCTGACCAGCCGGCTGCTTCCACAGCAAtggccaggtgtgccaggggcATCTTGTCATCCCTTATCCGAATCtgcaacacagcacagcagctcgAGCGCAACCTGTACGTGCTCAGGCACAGGGCAAGTTAAACAACAGAAATCAGACTTTTCCACTACAGCTGGATTACAAAACATGCACTAAAACTAAAGTATATGAAGATTAATTCAACATCAGCCTTAACTAGTGTCGCCTGGGGCAATTTCAGATCATTTTGCCAATATACACAGAGAAGCACTACAAGTCATTTTACGACTACCAGCAGCAAGGAAATCTGATGACtttgaaaatctgaaaagaGATGGGAATAGAACGTGGATGCCTCAGTTCTCTGCCACATCCTTTAAATGAGTGACTCTCAAAGAAGTAGAAATGCTCCAGTGAGAGGATAAAAGGAAAGTAGGAGCAGGCATAAGGAATGTTCCTTATCAATTCCTCCAAGAAGTGATGAAGAATAATAAGTGGTGGCAGTGAGACTTGTCCAAGAAAGAATGGGAAGTACTGCTTTGGAAAGCAGCTACTCCATTGCCATCACTGAGGGCAAGAAACCTTTTCATGTGCTGAGtctgtggcacagcagccctCTTTCCTCACCAGAGAGCACACGTCAGAGGATGTAAGGGCCAGCTCAAAAAGCCACCCAGCAGCTTACCTCACTACCTGTGAAGCTACAaggtggcaggggtggcagtCCTCCTTCTGGAGCAGATGGCAAATTTCCAAAATGGCACTTCGCCAGGTCAAGTAGTTCATCGTGAGAGACCCCTGGACAAAGGTATTTCACATGCTTTGTGATGTTACTCTGTAAACAGTTAATTTAAATTGCTGCACAGTTTAAAGACTCAACCAAGAACTATTTTTTGTGCCCCTGCTTTAATATCCCATCTTCAGATTCTTCACGCAGTCCCTTTATACAGAGCAAGATCATCATGATTCCCTCTTCTTGGTTCTCTTCAACTGCCTTCCACTAAAACTACATCAAATCAAGCTCTTTGCTCTCTTTCAAGCCTCAATGTTACTTCTTTCTCTCTGCATTCCTTGCCATTCCCCTCTTCACACCTTCTAGGACCCTTTTTTCCCGCCCACATGGAAGAATGACTTTGGCCTCCAATTCACTACTTGTTCCTGATTTGAGGTTTCTGGAATATTACTGAcaggaaaagggaacaaaatcTCAAAGGGTATGAATGCAAAAAACACAAAGGGCTACACAGGGCCAACAACAAACAGGACCTCCTGAACAATGGGTAATTCACCATGTGGTTCCCACAGACTCAGGCCATGGTTTCAAGCATGAACATCACACGACCAAGGGTGAGCATCCCATACtgacctccagcagcagccaagacCATTCTGGGTCCTTTGTAATGTGTTGTTATGTACTCCACCAAGTCATTACGATTTATGGATCTAGAAACCGGAAAGGAGACAACACCACTGTGTCAGTAAAGCTTAGAGTAAAAAGAGATAAATGTATACAACAATACAATTATCAAAACAATTAAAAGTGCTGCCACTGttcagagcagaggcagaaagcTAAAATGAGGGTGAGTTCCTATTtgctttctgaaaagcaaatagGAACTGAATAAAAAGCTCTTCTAGCTTCCTGAGGAGTGAATTCCAACTCAGACAGGTGGAGACAGGATGCACTAATGATCTCCTTTCCTTTGAAAGCAGCATATTTAGCAGTCCTCTGATCTGCACTGGTCCAAACAAATGCTGAAAGAGCAGTGCAAACATCGTGTGCTTACAATAATGCCTAACATGTGACCTATAGGAAAAAGAAGTATTTCCAATTTTATGTCAGATACACTAAGGAGAAAAAtatggcaaaaaaacccaaagtcaTGCAGAGAGCATCTGAAGTTCACATACTCTTTGATGCCTGCCTACAGGGAAACTAAGGCAATACAGGAGTTCTACTTACAATTATATGCAGTGCAATTTCAGCTGCCCTCCAGtgtaaaaatgaaatctgaCACTGTTCTCTAGGTTTTTAGGTAATTCTCTCAATATATAAAAGTTACCACACAAAGACAGATGTAGTTTTGGACATACTTGATATTTTCAGTGGGTCCTAAAATGGTCCGTCCTAGGGCTGTGTTCTGGTAGGCTGTGGCATGAAGGTAATCAAAGACAACTTCTTGCAAATTGGTTTCAACCTCTTGCATCTCTCGCAGTATAACTCCTCGCTCACGCTCAATCTCTGCCTCTCCCAGGGTACTGTTCTGAATTATGTCAGCAAGAATTTCCACAGCTAATTGCAAACAGagatagaaatgaaaaaagtattttcagacTACTAGAAAAATCTGGTTCCAAAAGTGAAACCCACCTCAAAGAGCAATAAAACTAGCAAGGGGACAGGAAGAGAGAAGTCCAAAAGGTATCTTATCTTGGGACTCtgaaaagtatttcaaataCAAGCTTCCCTGCTGGCTCCTTCCCAAACCTGTATTCGCACGTTCTTGTGAAGTTCAAGAACAGACTTTTCACAGGCAAGGAAGGGACGGTAACACTGCAGAAGCATCATTCTGTGTCATCTCACTGGAAGCTGGATTAGCATGTTGttctttgcagcttttctgatgAAGGAGAGCAATTACCTCTTGGTAAATCTTTTGAAAAAGCCTTTGCGTAATAGACAGTTTGTTCCCTGGACGTGTACGCATTCAGATGAGCCCCCATGTTCTCAATCTCTAGCTCAAGGTCTAACTGAGACCTCTTTTTGGTTCCCTGAAATAGAACATAAAGAAAATCACATTAGACCCTTCAATTCATCTACTCATCATTACTACTTCTTGTCTGGAAAAGTCATGatcaagagaaagaaaatgtgttctGGAAATAAACCAGGCATACTAATCTCTCCAAGCCTGAAAGTCAGATGTAAATCCTACTGTGCtcccaaatgaaaataaaaagctggCTAAAGGGTGACTGTGTGTCTTCTAAGACTACTATAAGAAGGTAAAAGTGACTTAAAGATTTGACCTGTGTAATCCTATAGTTCGGTAACACACAGAACTAGGATTTTAGCTTCATTTTCTAATGGAAACCAAAGTCTTAACTGTCCATGTTATTTTTCTCATTCCAATTTGGAAAACTTATTTATACAATTCTGACAAAGTTTTCATCATCGATCTTTAAAGATAAATAACTTAAAAATTCATTGTAAATGTCTACATCAATCTTCACACTCACCTTGAAAGCCATATGCTCAAGAAAGTGAGCAGTTCCATTGTTCTTCTCATTTTCATATCTGCTTCCAGCATCAATCCAAAGTCCAACCTCagtgaagaagagaaaaaagtcaTTTCCCCAGCTAACAGCTTTGCTATGGCTTTTTCCTTAAACAGAGAAGgttttcaagaaaaagaaaattctgattgtcacaaaaaatttaaatacaaatttacAAAAGCCTTAAGACTCCTAAGTCCTGGCTTAAGTTCTAGGAACAGTTGCTAATAAATATTGAAATGCAAATGCAATTTAGTTCCATGAGGAAAAGAACAAACAGGAACAGACACAAAACCCCCTTCCTTTTGTAAGTTACTTACTGTGCATGTTGAGAGTCCAGAGTCTTCAGAAGCTACTTGCAAGCCATTTTCCAAAGGACTCACCCTAGTTTCAGGGACATTTAAGATTACTTCTGTTGCTGCTTTGGAAACTGTGTGCCTCCCTGTTCCAACATGCACagactggaaaggaaaatcatCAGTCACACTCAGATTGCTTAGTTATATCCAAGGatgcttttctgaaaaatgcaTTGCTGAACTCAAGCATTAAGTCCATGTATCTTCCGTAAAGCATGCATTTATAAGGGAAAGAATTCAGGACTGCTATTCACCACTACTTCACATAAGGGAAACAGTGACCTGAATCTGAAAGAAACCCTGAAGATAACTAGAAGGGAGGAGATGCATCTGCTGCCTCCAATGTGACACAGGAGCTGAGACTCTCATCAGCCAGCCATGCTTGCTTCCCACTTCTGCCAGCAAGAGCCTGCAGGACCTTCACCATCTGGAATTCTCCTGGGTACCTGCTTCTAAAGCCCAAGGGCCTGTGCCAGGACTGCAAACCCATCAGCCATTGACCAGAGCAGCACAATCATGGGGCAGTTAAAGCACATTAAATGAGAGCAGGGTAGAAAAGAAGAGAAGCAGTTTTTCAATAACAAGAAATGCAAATATGTATCCCAAATTCAAGAAAACAGCTATCTCAAAAACAGTGATTTCAAATgtttcaaacaaacaaagatTTTTCTCCCCATATAACTGCCCTAAACATGAAAGcacaaaatgcagctttcaACCACTCTCCTTCTAGAATAGGTTAGATCTCTTAAAACTCACTTATTTTGGAATCACAGCACAATTCAAGTTTGAAGAGACCTCTGGAGGTCTCTAGTCCAACTTCCTGCTCCAAGCAGGATCAACTTGGTCAGACCACTTCACTCAGGACTTTTTGTACCTGGGTACTGACAATCTCCAAGATGGTGAGAaactgcacagctctgtgagcaGCCTGCTTCACTGCTTGGCTGCCACATATCCAGTTTTTACTCTCATGTTTCAACTTATGCCCATTGTCTCTCATCCTGCCAGTGTGACAAGCCTGGTTTTATGTTCCCAACAACCTTCTCCTAGGTGCTGGCACAGATACTTCTCACAGGTCTACCTGAAGCCACggcttctccagcctgaacaaGGTCCGgaccctcagcctctcctcacagggCACACGTTACAGCCCAGTTCACCGCTGCTGAGCATCCCCAGTTCCCTGACATCCTCCTCACACTGCGGAGCCCCGGACCGGCTGCCGCACACAAATCCGACCATTACTACAAACCGATCACTCACTACACCTCCCGCCGTGCACCGCGCCGCCGCCTCGACTACAACTCCCAGCATGCACCGCGCCCCACGGCCTCCAACTCCCCGCATCCCCTCAGTGACAGCCCAAGCACCAGCGCTCGGAGCCACGGCGGCGCCCGCGCTCCCCGCGCCTCCCTCCACTCCGCTCTGTTCCCCTTCCCGCCGTCTCACCCGCTGCGCCGCGCCGGGTGCTCGCACCAGGCGGGTGGACCAGGGCAAGAGAAGCCGCCGGGCCGCTGAGCGTGCTGCAGACGCCGCCATCTTGACACCGTGGtgggcggggcgggcggcctTGGGGAGCGCGCAGGCGTGGGGCAGTTCCATCCACCGCCGcccgggggcgcgggggggcAGCGCAAACCGCATTGCCGCCTCCCAGGGGTGGTGGGAATGTCCCAGGGGAGTTGGGGATCGGCCATGTCccgggtgggaagggacccgCAGGGATCGCCGAGTCCAGCCGCTcgccctgcacaggacaagcCCAGCGATGCCACCGTCTATCTGGGAGCGTTGTCCAAgcgctcctggagctctggcaggcCTGGGGCTTGGTTTTAATGGTCCTGCTGTcctcagtgcccagagcagcgcAGGCTCCTGAGCAGCGCAGGTCAGGAGAGCATTTTCCTGCCGATATTCCATTATGGCCAGGTTCAGCAAACACAAAGCGCTGCCTTCGCCTGCCCCGGGAGCTGCCGTGGGCTCATCCCTGCGCGCTGCTCCGCGCCCCTTCGGCAAGGCTGCCTGAGGGCGCTGCGCTTCCTGCGGGACAGGGCCGTTCTGACTGGGAAATCCCGAGGCTGGAATAACCTGGCGTCTTTTTCTGGGAAGCGTGTGTAACGGAGCTGAGGCACTTGTCATGGAGAGGGCTGCGTGcacagcaggaaatgcagcGCCCCGCCGAGCCTGTGCCGGCGCTGGTGACAGCTCCCGACACAGGACTCcaaagggctgggaatggtcactCCCAGCTGCCAGCGGCCGGGAAGGGCTCGTGGCAGCGCTGCTTGACAAGAGCCACATTTGGGCTGGGAAAAGTTCTGGAAGTGTACCAGTGGAAGCAATTTCAGTGCCGAGATTGTTCCTGAGCATGTTTGGAATGTATGGCTATAGATAAATAGGTACAGACATGCAAGAAGCAGTGCTCGGTTTTGACTtgtagttaatttttttttcattttttaggaACTTTTAATTTGGCTAATcaagcattatctcaaaaatGAAGGAGAACCAGGGTGAAATTCTGTTATTTGTCCCGCAGTATGTTAAGTGACACaatgcaaagaaacaaaatactactttaaaaaataaatctgtactACTTATGCTGGGGGAAGCAGTGTTTGTAGGTACCATTTTCCTGACCCATTCAGGGTTAATAAAGTGCTTCAAA from Haemorhous mexicanus isolate bHaeMex1 chromosome 5, bHaeMex1.pri, whole genome shotgun sequence encodes:
- the PMPCB gene encoding mitochondrial-processing peptidase subunit beta isoform X1 encodes the protein MELPHACALPKAARPAHHGVKMAASAARSAARRLLLPWSTRLVRAPGAAQRSVHVGTGRHTVSKAATEVILNVPETRVSPLENGLQVASEDSGLSTCTVGLWIDAGSRYENEKNNGTAHFLEHMAFKGTKKRSQLDLELEIENMGAHLNAYTSREQTVYYAKAFSKDLPRAVEILADIIQNSTLGEAEIERERGVILREMQEVETNLQEVVFDYLHATAYQNTALGRTILGPTENIKSINRNDLVEYITTHYKGPRMVLAAAGGVSHDELLDLAKCHFGNLPSAPEGGLPPLPPCSFTGSEIRIRDDKMPLAHLAIAVEAAGWSDPDTIPLMVANTLIGNWDRSFGGGVQNLSSKLAQIACHGNLCHSFQSFNTCYTDTGLWGLYMVCEPSTIQDMVHFVQKEWIRLCTSVTENEVARAKNLLKTNMLLQLDGSTPICEDIGRQMLCYKRRIPIPELEARIEAIDAQTIREICTKYIYEKHPAVAAVGPIEQLPEYSKICSGMYWRRE
- the PMPCB gene encoding mitochondrial-processing peptidase subunit beta isoform X2; this translates as MELPHACALPKAARPAHHGVKMAASAARSAARRLLLPWSTRLVRAPGAAQRSVHVGTGRHTVSKAATEVILNVPETRVSPLENGLQVASEDSGLSTCTVGLWIDAGSRYENEKNNGTAHFLEHMAFKGTKKRSQLDLELEIENMGAHLNAYTSREQTVYYAKAFSKDLPRAVEILADIIQNSTLGEAEIERERGVILREMQEVETNLQEVVFDYLHATAYQNTALGRTILGPTENIKSINRNDLVEYITTHYKGPRMVLAAAGGVSHDELLDLAKCHFGNLPSAPEGGLPPLPPCSFTGSEIRIRDDKMPLAHLAIAVEAAGWSDPDTIPLMVANTLIGNWDRSFGGGVNLSSKLAQIACHGNLCHSFQSFNTCYTDTGLWGLYMVCEPSTIQDMVHFVQKEWIRLCTSVTENEVARAKNLLKTNMLLQLDGSTPICEDIGRQMLCYKRRIPIPELEARIEAIDAQTIREICTKYIYEKHPAVAAVGPIEQLPEYSKICSGMYWRRE